From the genome of Blautia pseudococcoides, one region includes:
- a CDS encoding glycyl-radical enzyme activating protein codes for MEVQLVTDIQKFSIHDGEGIRTTIFFKGCPLSCIWCHNPETQDYGQQFMWNQEKCAGCGECAGACPSGAVSMDGHKPVTDVNKCGICHTCEEYCLQNAREFAGREYTVEELAAEAVKDQPFYEQSHGGVTLSGGEVLARDMDFVEQLMLELTKRGIRVNVDTCGYIPWKNIARIIPYTDTFLYDIKLMDSRLHQKMTGVGNEEILENLIRLSKSKAAIWIRIPVVGGVNDTDRNMEETLEFLSSHSITPKWIHLLPYHNTGSGKYPRLGQKYQGRDFTTPKESRMQELLDMCLARGYQAGIGG; via the coding sequence ATGGAAGTGCAATTGGTGACGGACATACAGAAGTTTTCCATACACGATGGGGAAGGAATACGCACCACTATATTTTTTAAGGGATGCCCGCTTTCCTGTATCTGGTGCCATAATCCGGAGACGCAGGATTATGGGCAGCAGTTCATGTGGAATCAGGAAAAATGTGCAGGGTGCGGAGAATGTGCTGGGGCTTGTCCAAGCGGAGCTGTTTCCATGGATGGACACAAACCGGTGACAGATGTAAATAAATGTGGAATCTGCCATACATGTGAAGAATACTGTCTGCAAAATGCCAGGGAATTCGCAGGCAGAGAATATACAGTGGAGGAACTGGCTGCGGAAGCAGTAAAAGACCAGCCCTTTTATGAACAGTCTCACGGCGGGGTTACTCTCTCAGGGGGAGAGGTACTGGCCAGGGACATGGATTTTGTGGAGCAGCTGATGCTTGAGCTGACTAAGCGGGGGATACGGGTAAACGTAGATACCTGCGGATACATACCATGGAAGAATATAGCGCGGATAATTCCTTATACAGATACCTTTTTATATGATATAAAACTTATGGATTCCCGGCTGCATCAGAAAATGACCGGGGTAGGAAATGAAGAAATCCTGGAAAACCTCATAAGGCTTTCCAAAAGCAAAGCAGCCATCTGGATTCGTATTCCGGTCGTGGGCGGTGTAAATGATACGGATAGGAATATGGAGGAAACCTTGGAGTTTCTCAGTTCCCACTCCATTACACCAAAATGGATTCACCTGCTGCCTTACCATAATACAGGGAGCGGAAAGTATCCAAGGCTGGGTCAAAAATACCAGGGCAGGGATTTTACCACCCCCAAGGAATCACGCATGCAGGAACTGCTGGATATGTGCCTGGCGCGGGGATATCAGGCCGGAATAGGAGGTTAA
- the hypD gene encoding trans-4-hydroxy-L-proline dehydratase, with amino-acid sequence MEQGMNERIRRLRRESLETEAHIDMERAKIETEVYRRYEGTVSVPELRALVLKHYFAEKTLYIGKGELLVGEKGNGPQAAPTFPELCCHTVQDLHVMNDRDLISFKVQEEDYTFQEKKMIPFWERRSIRHRILEKMTPEWKKAYECGIFTEFMEQRGPGHTVGSENIYKRGLLDYKKKIQEAWKNLDYSQDPEALDKENELHAMEIACDAVILLGRRYHDYALELAEKEEDSVRREELLQIAQNCSVVPAHKPETYWQALQMYWFVHLAVTSELNPWDAYSPGRLDQHLIPFYRKDVKEGVLDRERAKELLECLWVKFNNQPAPPKVGITLKESGTYTDFANINTGGVTPKGHDGVNEVSYLILECMDEMKLLQPSSNVQISKKTPQEFLLKACEISRKGWGQPAFYNTESIIQELLNAGKSIADARKGGTSGCVETGAFGNEAYILTGYFNLPKILEITLCNGYDPVAGEMLGLPLGKAEEFQSYEELFEAYKKQILHFLDIKMRGNHVIEGIYARYMPVPFLSVITNDCIAEGKDYNAGGARYNTNYLQGVGIGTITDSLTAIKYNVFDKKKFTMSELMQALRDNFEGHGRIWNLVSNKTPKYGNDDDYADDIMKDVFQFYYESVTGQPNMKGGKYRINMLPTTCHVYFGEVMLASPNGRMAHKPVSEGISPEKGADVQGPTAVVKSCSKMDHLNTGGTLLNQKFTPQVVSGENGLMQMANLVRTYFNLDGHHIQFNVIDRRTLLEAQAHPDEYKDLIVRVAGYSDHFRNLSKALQDEIIDRTEQSFG; translated from the coding sequence ATGGAACAGGGAATGAACGAAAGAATCCGAAGGCTTCGCAGGGAGAGCCTGGAGACAGAAGCGCATATTGATATGGAACGTGCAAAAATAGAGACAGAGGTGTACCGCAGATACGAAGGCACCGTATCCGTGCCGGAACTTCGGGCATTGGTTTTAAAACACTATTTTGCCGAAAAGACATTGTACATAGGTAAAGGTGAATTGTTGGTGGGTGAGAAGGGAAACGGGCCTCAGGCAGCCCCTACGTTTCCGGAACTGTGCTGTCATACCGTGCAGGACCTTCATGTGATGAATGACAGGGATCTGATCAGCTTCAAGGTGCAGGAGGAGGATTATACGTTTCAGGAAAAGAAGATGATCCCTTTTTGGGAAAGGCGTTCCATCCGGCACCGGATCCTGGAAAAAATGACACCAGAATGGAAGAAAGCATATGAATGCGGAATCTTCACGGAATTTATGGAACAGAGAGGCCCGGGTCATACTGTGGGTTCTGAGAATATTTACAAGAGAGGGCTTCTGGACTATAAAAAGAAAATTCAAGAGGCATGGAAGAATCTGGATTACAGCCAGGACCCGGAAGCCCTGGACAAAGAGAATGAGCTTCACGCCATGGAAATTGCCTGTGACGCGGTAATACTTCTGGGCAGGCGGTATCATGACTATGCGCTGGAGCTGGCGGAAAAAGAGGAGGATAGTGTCCGCAGGGAGGAGCTTTTGCAGATCGCCCAAAACTGCAGCGTTGTTCCGGCGCACAAACCGGAGACATACTGGCAGGCCCTTCAGATGTATTGGTTTGTTCATCTGGCTGTGACAAGTGAGCTGAACCCATGGGATGCTTACAGCCCCGGCCGGCTTGACCAGCACTTGATCCCCTTCTACAGAAAGGATGTAAAAGAGGGGGTTCTGGACCGGGAACGTGCAAAAGAGCTGTTGGAATGCCTGTGGGTGAAATTCAACAATCAGCCTGCGCCGCCAAAAGTGGGAATCACATTGAAAGAAAGCGGTACTTACACAGACTTTGCCAATATCAATACCGGCGGGGTAACACCAAAGGGACATGACGGTGTCAATGAAGTGAGCTATCTGATCCTGGAATGTATGGATGAGATGAAATTACTGCAGCCCAGTTCAAATGTGCAGATCAGTAAAAAGACGCCTCAGGAGTTTTTATTAAAAGCATGTGAGATTTCCAGAAAAGGATGGGGACAGCCGGCCTTTTATAATACAGAGAGTATAATCCAGGAGCTTCTAAACGCGGGAAAATCCATTGCAGATGCCAGAAAAGGCGGTACCAGCGGGTGTGTGGAGACAGGTGCCTTTGGAAATGAAGCATATATTCTGACCGGTTATTTCAATCTGCCTAAAATACTTGAAATTACCCTTTGCAATGGATATGATCCTGTTGCAGGGGAAATGCTTGGCCTGCCTCTTGGCAAAGCGGAGGAGTTTCAATCCTATGAGGAGCTTTTCGAGGCCTATAAAAAGCAGATTCTGCATTTCCTGGATATTAAGATGCGGGGTAATCATGTGATTGAAGGGATTTATGCCCGCTACATGCCGGTGCCGTTCCTCTCTGTCATTACCAATGACTGCATTGCAGAGGGGAAGGATTATAACGCCGGAGGGGCCAGATACAATACCAATTATCTGCAGGGAGTGGGGATCGGGACCATCACCGACAGCCTTACAGCCATAAAATATAATGTATTTGACAAGAAAAAATTCACCATGTCAGAATTGATGCAGGCACTGAGAGACAATTTTGAGGGGCATGGCCGAATCTGGAATCTTGTCAGCAATAAAACACCTAAGTACGGCAATGATGATGATTATGCGGATGACATTATGAAAGACGTGTTTCAGTTCTACTATGAAAGTGTGACCGGGCAGCCCAATATGAAGGGCGGAAAATACCGCATCAATATGCTGCCGACTACCTGTCATGTTTATTTTGGGGAAGTGATGCTGGCAAGTCCCAATGGCCGCATGGCGCATAAACCCGTATCTGAAGGAATATCCCCGGAAAAGGGGGCGGATGTGCAAGGTCCTACGGCTGTAGTGAAATCCTGTTCCAAGATGGATCACTTAAACACAGGGGGAACTCTGCTGAACCAGAAATTTACGCCTCAGGTGGTGTCTGGTGAGAACGGACTGATGCAGATGGCAAATCTGGTACGGACTTATTTTAATCTGGATGGACATCACATACAGTTTAATGTGATCGACCGCAGGACCCTTCTGGAGGCTCAGGCTCATCCGGATGAATATAAGGATCTGATCGTGCGTGTGGCAGGATACAGTGACCATTTCCGGAATTTGAGCAAAGCACTGCAGGACGAGATCATTGATAGAACAGAGCAGTCATTTGGCTGA
- a CDS encoding MATE family efflux transporter, translating into MKRDLTTGNIIKTMLIFAGPMIIGNLLQQFYNIADTLIVGRFVGADAMASVGAAYTLMTFLTSILIGLCMGSGSLVSFYFGKQDKVKMEVCVQGSFLLIGVVTVVINVLVFVFINQILRILQIPTEILAMSHEYVIIIFAGIFFVFLYNYYAYLLRSIGNSVIPLVFLGTTSVLNVVLDIIFVVTFQWGIGGAALATVISQAISGIGISIYVWAKEPAFRIRLFGKHRVSLTRESMKEITRFSFAASIQQSVMNLGILMIQGLVNSFGVAVMAAFTAAVKIDSFAYMPAQEFGNAFSLFISQNHGAGKEDRIGKGTRQAFAVSAVFCAVISILVFLLAKELMLLFVSPSDTEIISIGMGYLRIEGTFYIGIGILFLLYGYYRGINLPEMSLLLTIISLGTRVILAYILAPVEAIGVAGIWWAIPIGWFLADITGIIYMRHREQKKLLRR; encoded by the coding sequence ATGAAGAGGGATTTGACAACAGGAAATATTATTAAGACTATGTTAATATTTGCAGGCCCTATGATTATCGGAAACCTTCTGCAGCAATTTTATAACATAGCAGATACACTGATCGTAGGCAGATTTGTAGGGGCTGATGCCATGGCTTCTGTGGGAGCGGCTTATACGCTGATGACTTTTTTAACTTCCATACTAATTGGATTATGTATGGGCAGCGGGTCTCTGGTATCCTTTTATTTCGGAAAACAGGACAAGGTAAAGATGGAGGTATGTGTACAGGGGTCATTTCTGCTGATAGGCGTTGTCACAGTAGTTATCAATGTGCTGGTGTTTGTATTCATCAATCAGATTTTGCGGATACTACAGATACCAACAGAAATATTAGCCATGTCTCACGAGTATGTGATAATAATTTTTGCCGGTATATTTTTCGTGTTTCTCTATAATTATTATGCTTATCTTCTGAGGTCTATAGGTAATTCTGTCATTCCGCTTGTTTTTTTGGGAACAACCTCGGTTTTGAATGTTGTCCTTGATATCATATTTGTGGTGACCTTTCAATGGGGAATCGGAGGTGCAGCACTGGCGACTGTAATATCACAGGCCATATCCGGGATTGGTATTTCCATATATGTGTGGGCGAAGGAACCGGCGTTCAGGATCCGGCTGTTTGGAAAGCACCGTGTCTCTCTGACAAGGGAGTCCATGAAGGAAATTACAAGATTTTCATTCGCGGCATCTATACAGCAGTCGGTAATGAATCTGGGTATACTGATGATACAGGGGCTGGTAAACAGTTTCGGCGTTGCAGTTATGGCTGCCTTTACAGCGGCAGTCAAGATAGATTCTTTTGCCTATATGCCTGCACAGGAATTTGGAAATGCGTTTTCCCTGTTCATATCCCAGAATCACGGCGCCGGAAAAGAAGACAGGATTGGGAAAGGTACCAGGCAGGCTTTTGCAGTTTCCGCAGTGTTCTGCGCAGTGATCTCCATACTTGTGTTTCTTCTTGCAAAGGAGCTTATGCTGTTATTTGTGTCACCGTCTGATACGGAGATTATAAGTATCGGAATGGGTTACCTGCGGATCGAGGGCACATTTTACATAGGAATTGGGATTTTATTTTTGCTTTATGGATATTACAGAGGGATCAATCTGCCTGAAATGTCGTTGCTTTTAACCATCATATCCCTGGGGACCAGAGTGATCCTTGCTTATATTTTAGCCCCAGTAGAGGCCATAGGGGTTGCAGGAATCTGGTGGGCTATACCGATTGGCTGGTTCTTGGCAGATATTACCGGGATTATTTATATGCGTCACAGAGAACAGAAAAAGCTTTTGCGCAGATGA
- a CDS encoding aminotransferase-like domain-containing protein, whose protein sequence is MEYKYAKRMSSVTASEIRELLKLTEQPEVISFAGGLPAPELFPIEEIKTVNNYVLDHNGEHALQYATTEGYQPLREWIAKRMNTRLGTSFCDENILITHGSQQALDLSGKVFLDEGDVVLCESPTYLAALSAFKAYSCKFAEIPTDDSGMIMSELEKALEKYPTAKLIYVIPDFQNPTGRTWSLERRQQLAEISAKYNVAVLEDNPYGELRYEGDFLPSVKSLDKAGNVLCTGTFSKIFCPGYRIGWIAGEKEVIRKYVLVKQGVDLQCNTIAQMVISAYLEKYDMDAHIDKIREVYRKRRDTAIKAIRSAFPSDITFTKPEGGLFLWIELNEKIDTTRLLEKCLEHNVAFVPGTSFFPNTKKCNTLRINFSNMPEDKISEGIMRIGRALNEFTE, encoded by the coding sequence ATGGAATACAAATATGCGAAAAGAATGTCATCTGTTACCGCTTCCGAGATCAGGGAGCTTTTGAAACTCACAGAGCAGCCGGAAGTCATTTCCTTTGCCGGAGGACTGCCGGCCCCTGAACTGTTCCCCATAGAGGAGATCAAAACTGTCAACAATTATGTTCTGGACCATAACGGGGAACACGCATTGCAATATGCCACAACGGAAGGTTATCAGCCTCTCAGGGAATGGATTGCCAAGCGGATGAATACCCGGCTCGGCACATCTTTCTGTGATGAAAATATTTTGATCACCCATGGCTCCCAGCAGGCCCTTGACCTTTCCGGAAAAGTTTTCTTGGACGAAGGGGATGTGGTGCTGTGTGAAAGCCCCACTTATCTGGCCGCCCTCAGCGCTTTTAAAGCATATAGCTGTAAATTCGCAGAAATCCCTACAGATGATAGCGGCATGATCATGTCCGAACTGGAAAAAGCTTTGGAAAAATACCCGACAGCAAAGCTGATTTATGTGATTCCTGATTTCCAGAATCCCACAGGAAGAACCTGGAGCCTGGAACGCAGACAACAGCTTGCAGAGATTTCCGCTAAATATAATGTGGCGGTTTTAGAAGACAATCCCTATGGCGAGCTTAGATATGAGGGCGATTTTCTGCCATCCGTAAAGTCCCTTGACAAGGCAGGCAATGTTCTCTGTACAGGAACTTTTTCAAAAATCTTCTGCCCTGGCTACCGGATTGGATGGATCGCCGGGGAAAAAGAGGTCATCCGTAAATATGTTCTTGTAAAACAGGGCGTAGACCTGCAGTGTAATACCATAGCCCAGATGGTTATCTCCGCTTATCTGGAAAAATATGATATGGATGCCCATATTGATAAAATACGTGAGGTATACCGGAAACGGCGTGACACAGCTATTAAAGCTATCCGCAGCGCTTTTCCTTCGGATATTACGTTTACAAAGCCTGAAGGCGGACTTTTTCTCTGGATCGAGCTGAATGAAAAAATTGATACTACCAGGCTGCTGGAAAAGTGCCTGGAACACAACGTTGCATTTGTTCCCGGAACTTCCTTTTTTCCAAACACAAAGAAGTGTAATACTCTCAGGATAAACTTTTCTAATATGCCGGAAGATAAAATATCGGAAGGTATTATGCGCATAGGCAGAGCCTTGAATGAATTCACAGAATAG
- the pdxR gene encoding MocR-like pyridoxine biosynthesis transcription factor PdxR, producing MRIQIDKSIKTPLYKQIAEQIQSQIISGEIPDGFQFPSERQLADTLGVNRTTVLNAYKELKADGLLTSHVGRGTIAVKETAPAVRKTESRKEPMWEYLFSDYLKNRDTFDVNKYLEMANQKDVISFAAGIASFENPPIQAFKGMEHDLLSNPKGLLVSPVAGFSSLRKVMASYMQKRSCFCHPSEIMIVSGSQEGIDLAARAFVNPGDIVLIEEPSFFPAIQSFRAMGARLMAVPMENDGMDMKILEQLLIRYHPKLIYTMPTYHNPCGVCMSTAKRVRLLELAGKYAIPILEDDPYSELSFEGQTTAPLKTMDKNGNVIYLSSFSKTIYPGLRLGWICADKKLIHHFSSIRQLVDLHSCCISQQIVERFIVNGEMEKYVEFIRREYRERRDMMVDALKQYAPFELSFAIPDGGYYLWCRLPDGLSADLLASQAAKNGVAILPGMPAYLTKQKGENYIRLNFTFPPKDKIVYGIKILCDVIRKLLMAHQEDEPWHDNEINPIL from the coding sequence ATGAGAATTCAAATAGACAAATCAATAAAGACACCCCTATACAAACAAATTGCGGAACAGATACAGTCTCAGATCATATCCGGTGAAATTCCCGATGGTTTTCAATTCCCATCGGAACGCCAGTTAGCCGATACACTGGGTGTAAACCGCACAACTGTGCTGAACGCATATAAAGAATTAAAGGCCGACGGGCTGCTCACCTCCCACGTGGGAAGGGGAACCATTGCTGTCAAAGAGACAGCACCCGCAGTCCGCAAAACAGAATCCCGTAAAGAACCTATGTGGGAGTATCTGTTCAGTGATTATCTGAAGAACCGTGATACCTTTGATGTGAATAAATATCTGGAAATGGCAAACCAAAAGGATGTCATATCCTTCGCGGCCGGAATCGCCTCCTTTGAAAATCCTCCGATTCAGGCATTCAAAGGAATGGAACACGACTTATTGTCCAATCCCAAAGGACTGCTTGTCTCTCCCGTGGCAGGTTTTTCCTCTCTGCGAAAGGTCATGGCGTCCTATATGCAAAAGCGCTCCTGCTTCTGCCACCCTTCCGAGATTATGATCGTTTCCGGTTCACAGGAGGGCATAGACCTGGCAGCCCGGGCCTTTGTCAACCCGGGGGATATTGTGCTGATTGAAGAGCCGTCCTTTTTCCCTGCAATACAGAGTTTCCGCGCTATGGGTGCCAGACTTATGGCAGTACCCATGGAAAATGATGGGATGGATATGAAAATACTGGAGCAGCTTTTGATCCGTTATCACCCCAAATTAATCTACACCATGCCCACATACCATAATCCCTGCGGTGTATGCATGAGCACCGCCAAGAGGGTCCGGCTTCTGGAATTGGCTGGTAAATATGCCATACCAATTCTGGAGGATGACCCCTACAGTGAACTGAGTTTTGAGGGGCAGACCACTGCGCCTTTGAAAACAATGGATAAGAACGGGAATGTCATCTATCTCAGTTCTTTTTCCAAAACCATCTACCCCGGTCTGCGCCTGGGCTGGATCTGCGCGGACAAAAAACTGATCCATCATTTTTCCAGTATCCGGCAGCTTGTGGATTTACATTCCTGCTGCATATCACAGCAAATTGTGGAACGGTTTATTGTAAATGGCGAGATGGAAAAATATGTGGAATTCATACGCAGGGAGTACCGGGAAAGAAGAGACATGATGGTGGATGCCCTGAAACAGTATGCTCCTTTTGAATTGTCCTTTGCTATACCGGACGGCGGGTATTACCTGTGGTGCAGGCTCCCGGACGGCCTGTCAGCAGATCTGCTGGCTTCGCAGGCGGCCAAAAACGGAGTCGCCATTCTGCCCGGAATGCCCGCTTATCTGACAAAACAAAAGGGGGAAAACTATATCCGCTTAAACTTTACCTTTCCCCCAAAGGATAAAATCGTTTATGGTATTAAAATTTTATGTGACGTGATAAGAAAACTGCTCATGGCTCATCAGGAGGACGAACCATGGCATGACAATGAAATAAACCCTATATTATAA